The proteins below are encoded in one region of Ricinus communis isolate WT05 ecotype wild-type chromosome 6, ASM1957865v1, whole genome shotgun sequence:
- the LOC8261726 gene encoding glycine-rich RNA-binding protein RZ1C isoform X3, translating to MEVMLERDTGRPRGFGFITFSDRRSMDDAIREMHGREFGDRVISVNKAQPKMGDDLDHGYRGGYSSSGGRGGGYGGDRPLGQDECFKCGRIGHWARDCTSAGGRGGGGSSFSSRSRLGGASERGDRFAGDRDRFMDDRYDGGRFGDRDRFDSRDKYSRDRYASERYPPSGDRFASDRYGGSDRYAHNSYGKDRGYERDAVTRGGSDRYGNGGPRGDRSYRSRPGPYERPSRGGHPSSFERY from the exons ATGGAA GTCATGCTGGAAAGAGATACAGGTCGGCCACGTGGATTTGGGTTTATCACATTCTCAGATCGCCGGTCCATGGATGATGCTATAAGGGAGATGCATGGAAGGGAGTTTGGGGATCGTGTTATCTCAGTGAACAAGGCTCAACCTAAAATGGGAGATGACTTAGATCATGGCTATAGGGGAGGCTACTCATCATCAGGTGGCAGGGGAGGAGGCTATGGAGGAGACAGACCTCTTGGCCAAGACGAGTGCTTTAAGTGTGGACGCATTGGACACTGGGCTCGAGATTGTACTTCAGCTGGTGGCCGAGGTGGGGGTGGAAGTTCATTCTCCTCACGTTCTAGGTTGGGAGGGGCCAGTGAACGTGGTGATCGCTTCGCAGGTGATCGTGATCGCTTCATGGATGACCGTTATGATGGAGGACGATTTGGTGATAGGGACCGTTTTGACAGCAGAGACAAGTATAGCCGTGATCGCTATGCTAGTGAAAG GTATCCACCAAGTGGAGATCGCTTTGCAAGTGATAGATATGGTGGTTCAGATCGTTATGCTCACAATAGCTATGGCAAAGACAGAGGCTATGAGAGGGATGCTGTTACACGAGGAGGCAGTGATAGGTATGGAAATGGAGGGCCACGCGGTGATAGGAGCTACAGGAGTAGGCCAGGTCCTTACGAACGGCCTAGCAGGGGAGGGCACCCATCTTCGTTTGAGCGCTAttaa